One genomic segment of Chroogloeocystis siderophila 5.2 s.c.1 includes these proteins:
- a CDS encoding TonB-dependent siderophore receptor yields the protein MITIQPVWANVPSLAKPQQSTPIAPASVVEVTNVQLKTHAGIEVILITSGQLPVPITWTIGSTLIADIPNAILTLGDRNEFQATEPTSAIASIRVTNLPTKGIRIAITGTEAPPVAEVRTALAGLVVSVVSAPTEDDSIEILVTGEQEDGYLVPNASTATRTNTPILEIPQSIQVIPRQVLEEQQVTRLDEALQNAGGVIYNGTDTFSDVNYSIRGFGGTAVLQDGFRQYDLAEIPEVANIEQIEVLRGPASILYGEIQPGGTINLVTRQPLSDPFYETEIQLGSYNLIRPRFDISGLLNDNATLLYRLNALYSRQDGFRNFDQDFEQFFISPVLTWEISDRTNLTFDLQVSNRERPHDSGTVAFGNSVVDVPRNRIFNEPDDFIRRNFLSVGYNLNHQLSDSWSIRNAFRFKDASVFSDRLSIPLEFDEETGILTRVFALDDFNSQNYTLQTNLVGEFATGSVEHTLLFGVDLSRTNTSQYAIANFTPSPINVFDPVYGVDRPILDTLLFDRTSETDRIGIYLQDQIQIVDNFNLLLGLRYDIVEQRIDNVPALFYPDGDTTQSDNALTPRVGIVYKPIEDIALYASYSQSFNPNTGVAADGTAFEPELGAGFEVGVKAEFLDGNLLATLAYFDITKQNVLTEDPDFPGLGISIATGEQRSRGFEFDLTGQILPGWNIIASYAYTDAAITQDNTIPIGNQLPGIPLHNASLWTTYQIQNGDFQGLGFGIGLNYIGERQGDLSNTFEVASYFLTNVAVFYQRDNWRLALNFKNLFDVDYIGSTGNFGSRTSAGQPGEPFTMIGSISVRF from the coding sequence ATGATTACGATTCAGCCAGTATGGGCTAATGTTCCTTCCTTAGCTAAACCGCAGCAATCAACGCCGATTGCCCCAGCTTCTGTAGTTGAAGTGACAAACGTCCAACTCAAAACCCATGCTGGAATAGAAGTCATTTTGATAACTTCAGGACAATTGCCAGTTCCGATAACCTGGACGATTGGTAGTACTCTGATTGCCGATATTCCGAATGCGATATTAACGCTAGGAGATCGCAATGAATTTCAAGCTACCGAACCTACCTCAGCAATCGCGTCAATCCGCGTCACCAACTTACCAACAAAAGGCATTCGCATTGCAATTACTGGAACCGAAGCCCCACCAGTAGCCGAGGTAAGAACCGCACTAGCAGGGTTGGTCGTTAGTGTAGTTTCAGCGCCAACTGAGGACGATTCGATAGAAATTTTGGTGACAGGAGAACAAGAAGACGGCTATTTAGTTCCTAATGCGAGTACAGCAACGCGAACTAATACACCGATTCTCGAAATTCCGCAATCAATTCAAGTAATTCCTCGGCAAGTGTTGGAGGAACAACAGGTAACGCGCTTGGATGAAGCGTTGCAAAATGCGGGTGGAGTTATCTACAACGGCACAGATACATTTAGTGATGTGAATTATAGCATTCGCGGGTTTGGTGGCACTGCTGTGTTACAAGATGGTTTTCGCCAGTATGACTTGGCTGAAATTCCTGAAGTTGCCAATATCGAACAAATTGAAGTATTAAGAGGTCCAGCATCCATTCTTTATGGGGAAATTCAGCCTGGTGGCACAATCAATTTAGTTACCAGACAACCCTTATCTGACCCATTTTACGAAACCGAAATTCAACTTGGTAGCTACAATCTCATTCGTCCTCGGTTTGATATTTCTGGTTTGCTAAACGATAATGCAACTTTGTTGTATCGCTTGAATGCATTGTATTCGCGCCAAGATGGTTTTCGGAATTTTGACCAAGATTTTGAGCAATTTTTTATTTCTCCTGTTTTAACATGGGAGATTAGCGATCGCACTAATCTCACGTTCGATCTCCAGGTTTCAAATCGCGAACGACCACACGATTCTGGTACAGTTGCCTTTGGTAATAGCGTCGTAGACGTACCGCGCAATCGCATTTTCAACGAGCCTGATGACTTTATTCGCCGCAATTTTTTGAGTGTTGGCTACAATCTCAATCATCAGTTGAGCGACAGCTGGTCAATTCGTAATGCTTTTCGCTTCAAAGATGCGAGTGTCTTCTCAGATCGGCTATCTATCCCACTGGAGTTTGATGAAGAAACTGGAATTCTCACGCGAGTTTTTGCATTAGATGATTTTAATTCTCAAAACTACACGCTGCAAACGAATCTTGTCGGTGAATTTGCCACAGGTTCTGTAGAACACACGTTGTTATTTGGAGTTGATTTGAGTCGCACAAACACAAGTCAATATGCGATCGCTAATTTCACTCCATCCCCCATTAATGTTTTTGACCCAGTATACGGTGTAGACCGACCTATTTTGGACACATTGCTATTTGATCGCACATCAGAAACTGACCGTATCGGAATTTATCTACAAGATCAAATTCAGATTGTTGATAATTTCAACTTGCTGCTAGGCTTGCGTTACGACATAGTAGAGCAACGCATTGATAATGTTCCAGCACTATTTTATCCTGATGGCGATACGACTCAAAGCGATAATGCTCTGACTCCACGAGTGGGCATTGTCTACAAACCGATTGAAGACATTGCGCTTTATGCCAGTTATTCGCAATCATTTAATCCCAATACAGGTGTCGCAGCCGACGGTACTGCATTTGAACCTGAACTAGGTGCAGGATTTGAAGTTGGAGTTAAAGCCGAATTTTTAGATGGTAATTTACTGGCTACACTCGCATATTTTGACATTACAAAACAGAACGTGTTAACTGAAGATCCTGATTTTCCTGGTTTGGGAATTTCCATTGCCACAGGCGAACAGCGCAGTCGCGGCTTTGAATTCGATCTGACTGGGCAAATTTTACCAGGATGGAATATTATTGCGTCCTACGCTTATACTGATGCTGCCATCACCCAAGATAATACTATCCCCATTGGCAATCAGTTACCAGGAATTCCACTGCACAACGCTAGCCTCTGGACAACTTATCAGATCCAAAATGGCGATTTTCAAGGATTGGGATTTGGTATTGGGTTGAACTATATTGGGGAACGTCAAGGCGATTTGAGCAATACTTTTGAGGTAGCCAGCTATTTTCTAACCAACGTGGCTGTATTCTATCAACGCGATAATTGGCGCTTGGCGCTCAATTTCAAAAATCTATTTGATGTTGATTATATAGGTAGTACTGGTAATTTTGGCAGCCGCACAAGCGCTGGGCAACCTGGAGAACCATTTACTATGATTGGCTCAATTTCAGTGAGATTTTAA
- a CDS encoding ABC transporter substrate-binding protein yields MRHILKLLLLGCALCATSACHQTPSNQGNVSASNCQTVQHEVGETQVCDRPQRIVALNPKMLDILLSLDVQPVGYAEVFPIHRGEFDRPSQQIPYLGNRITQPIANLGASSEPSLEAIARLKPDLILGDSGQNKDEYAQLSQIAPTLLFEYVGHDKWQEPLSAIAQVLGRERQAQAVIETHRQQVEATRQAIAPIVKAYPEVLMLASEQLTQSLELVTSADFCGGLLEDVGFQLVSRSNEQPTSIVQSISVEVLPQLDANLIFIQGHDVTSFSQMGSVKNLENNQLQKIQRSWRSNTIAQSLSASQANRVYFIPTYICRAIPSPTGAQLALKQLQAQLVSLSMLVNRSPT; encoded by the coding sequence ATGCGTCACATTCTTAAATTACTGCTACTCGGTTGTGCGCTCTGCGCAACTTCTGCTTGTCATCAGACGCCATCTAATCAAGGCAATGTCTCGGCATCAAATTGCCAAACAGTTCAGCACGAAGTTGGTGAGACTCAAGTTTGCGATCGCCCACAACGAATTGTGGCACTCAATCCTAAGATGTTAGACATCTTACTGTCACTCGATGTGCAGCCAGTCGGTTATGCTGAAGTATTTCCCATTCATCGCGGCGAGTTTGATCGTCCTAGCCAGCAGATTCCTTATTTAGGTAATCGCATCACCCAACCAATCGCAAATCTTGGGGCTAGCAGTGAACCATCTTTAGAGGCGATCGCGCGACTTAAACCCGACTTGATTCTGGGAGACAGCGGGCAAAACAAAGATGAATACGCTCAACTCAGTCAAATTGCCCCGACTCTACTATTTGAATATGTCGGACACGATAAATGGCAAGAACCACTAAGCGCGATCGCTCAGGTATTGGGGCGTGAGCGGCAAGCACAAGCCGTCATTGAAACGCATCGTCAGCAAGTAGAAGCAACTCGTCAAGCGATAGCACCAATTGTTAAAGCATATCCAGAAGTACTTATGTTGGCATCAGAGCAACTTACACAATCACTCGAACTAGTGACATCAGCAGATTTCTGCGGTGGTTTGCTCGAAGACGTAGGATTTCAACTAGTTTCACGATCCAACGAGCAGCCAACCAGCATTGTACAATCAATCTCAGTAGAAGTCTTACCACAACTCGATGCCAATTTAATTTTTATACAGGGACATGATGTTACCAGCTTTAGTCAGATGGGAAGCGTCAAAAATTTAGAAAACAACCAATTGCAAAAAATTCAGCGATCATGGCGTAGTAATACAATCGCGCAGTCCTTGAGTGCGAGTCAGGCAAACCGAGTTTACTTCATTCCAACTTACATTTGCCGAGCTATACCCTCACCTACTGGAGCACAACTAGCGCTCAAGCAACTTCAAGCACAGCTAGTATCGCTTTCAATGCTAGTTAATAGATCTCCTACATGA
- a CDS encoding FAD-dependent oxidoreductase, with translation MNQQHPPQKTAITKFFLAGSYIQQDNIDSIEGATLAGCTAAQAF, from the coding sequence ATGAACCAACAGCATCCACCCCAAAAAACTGCCATAACAAAATTTTTTCTCGCAGGTAGCTACATACAGCAAGATAATATCGATAGTATAGAAGGCGCTACTCTTGCGGGATGCACTGCTGCTCAGGCTTTTTGA
- a CDS encoding SRPBCC family protein codes for MPDWLEHSVQIEVEAPIDLVWSLWSDLEQMPRWMKWISSVKILEDNPELSRWKLNTGGLEFTWLSRILKMVPQQIIQWESVDGLPNRGAIRFYDRHNSSIVKLSVSYAIPGILGRIMDNLFLGRAVESTIKADLERFRDYALQAKAAQK; via the coding sequence ATGCCAGATTGGTTAGAGCATAGCGTGCAGATTGAGGTAGAAGCACCAATTGACCTCGTGTGGAGTTTGTGGTCTGATCTTGAGCAGATGCCTCGGTGGATGAAATGGATTTCATCAGTAAAGATTTTAGAAGATAATCCCGAACTCTCGCGGTGGAAACTTAATACTGGGGGGCTAGAATTCACTTGGTTATCGCGAATCCTGAAAATGGTACCGCAGCAAATTATTCAATGGGAATCGGTGGATGGATTGCCTAACCGTGGTGCGATTCGCTTTTATGATCGCCACAATAGCAGTATTGTGAAACTTTCGGTTTCCTACGCGATTCCTGGAATTCTAGGTAGAATTATGGATAATCTTTTCCTCGGTCGCGCGGTTGAATCGACGATCAAAGCTGATTTAGAACGCTTCCGCGATTATGCACTCCAAGCAAAAGCCGCACAAAAATAA